In Meleagris gallopavo isolate NT-WF06-2002-E0010 breed Aviagen turkey brand Nicholas breeding stock chromosome 2, Turkey_5.1, whole genome shotgun sequence, the following are encoded in one genomic region:
- the SF3B6 gene encoding splicing factor 3B subunit 6, producing the protein MAMQAAKRANIRLPPEVNRILYIRNLPYKITAEEMYDIFGKYGPIRQIRVGNTPETRGTAYVVYEDIFDAKNACDHLSGFNVCNRYLVVLYYNANRAFQKMDTKKKEEQLKLLKEKYGINTDPPK; encoded by the exons ATGGCGATGCAAGCGGCCAAGCGAGCCAAC ATTCGGCTGCCACCGGAGGTCAATCGGATCCTATACATCAGGAACTTGCCTTATAAAATCACCGCGGAGGAGATGTATGATATTTTTGGGAAATACGGACCTATTCGGCAAATCAGGGT TGGAAACACTCCAGAAACGAGAGGAACAGCCTATGTAGTCTATGAAGACATCTTTGATGCCAAAAATGCTTGTGATCATCTGTCAGGATTCAATGTGTGCAACAGATACCTTGTCGTTTTGTACTACAATGCAAACAGG GCATTCCAAAAGATGgacacaaagaagaaagaggaacagCTTAAGCTgctcaaagaaaaatatggaatAAATACAGACCCACCAAAATAA